A segment of the Streptomyces sp. NBC_00376 genome:
CTCGCTGGTCCGCGAGGCGTACGACGGCGAGCCGTACGTGGAGGAGCGCCACCGCCACCGCTACGAGGTCAACAACGCCTACCGGGCAGAGCTGGAGAAGAAGGCCGGTCTGGTCTTCTCCGGCACCTCCCCGGACAACAAGCTCGTCGAGTACGTCGAGTACCCGCGCGAGATCCACCCCTACCTGGTCGCCACCCAGGCGCACCCGGAGCTCCGCTCCCGCCCGACCCGCCCGCACCCGCTCTTCGCGGGTCTGGTGAAGGCGGCCGTCGCGCGCAAGACGGGTGCCGCGGCCGGTGACGGCAAGGGCAAGCCGTCGGGCAAGTAGTCCGGCGCCGCACAGGCGTTAACGTTGACCGGGGTACGTGTCCTTCGAGGACGCGTACCCCGGTTTCTGTTTTTCGTGGGAGGACGTAGATGGGTTTCCAGGACACGCCCGAGGAGTGGCAGGTCACCGCGACCGAGACGCCCTTCACCGGCAACAAGACCAGCGTCCGCACCGACGAAGTGGTGATGCCGGACGGCACGGTCGTGCGCCGCGACTACCAGGTCCACCCGGGCTCGGTCGCCGTGCTCGCGCTCGACGACGACAACCGGGTCGTGGTGCTGCGGCAGTACCGCCACCCGGTGCGCCACAAGCTCTGGGAGATCCCGGCCGGACTGCTCGACGTCCCCGGCGAGAACCCGCTGAACGCGGCGCAGCGCGAGCTCTACGAGGAGGCGTACGTCAAGGCCGAGGACTGGCGGGTGCTGACCGACGTCTACACCACACCGGGCGGCTGCGACGAAGCCGTACGGATCTTCCTGGCCCGGAACCTCTCCGAGGCCGACGGGGAGCGCTTCGAGGTCTCCGAGGAGGAGGCCGACATGGAGCTGGCCCGGGTGCCGCTCCAGGAGCTGGTACGGGGCGTGCTCGCGGGGGAGCTGCACAACAACTGCCTCGTGGTGGGCGTCCTCTCGCTCGCGGCGGTGCTCGCCGGTGACGGGATCGATTCGCTGCGCCCGGCCGACGCGCCGTGGCCGGCCCGCCCCTTCGAGGCCTGACGGGCGGCAGGACCGCCGGACGGCGCACACCGAGGTCCTTCGATCCGACAAGATACTGATCCGATCGGGGGACCTCTGTGTCGTGCTCGGTCCTGCTCCAGGCAGAACGTCCACACGCCTGAACTACGCTCACAATGCCCGGACCGGAGTCCCGGCGGGCGACGCGTGCAGCGAAGTGGAGCGTGGCCCGTGACGGATCAGGCGGTGGACACCAGCGGCCCGGCCGAGGCAGCGGGTACCGAGGAGCCGTCCGGCACCGCCCCACCCCAATTCTTCGGACGCG
Coding sequences within it:
- a CDS encoding NUDIX domain-containing protein, which codes for MGFQDTPEEWQVTATETPFTGNKTSVRTDEVVMPDGTVVRRDYQVHPGSVAVLALDDDNRVVVLRQYRHPVRHKLWEIPAGLLDVPGENPLNAAQRELYEEAYVKAEDWRVLTDVYTTPGGCDEAVRIFLARNLSEADGERFEVSEEEADMELARVPLQELVRGVLAGELHNNCLVVGVLSLAAVLAGDGIDSLRPADAPWPARPFEA